A genome region from Nicotiana tabacum cultivar K326 chromosome 13, ASM71507v2, whole genome shotgun sequence includes the following:
- the LOC107826084 gene encoding aspartic proteinase PCS1-like, with product MDSVNILLLLLMFCTFMQSVPCLSTKQLQQSVILPLRAKKISSCSIPKPPNKVAFHHNVSLTVSLSVGSPLQQVTMVLDTGSELSWLHCKKTPSTPSTFNPLISSSYSAIPCLSTICRTKTRDFTVPVSCDPNKLCHATLSYADASSVEGNLAAETFHIDNSNLPGMVFGCMDAGSSSNLDEDSKTTGLIGMNRGALSFVSQMDYPKFSYCISGRDSNGVLLFGEANFPWLRPRKYTPLVQMSTPLPYFDRVAYTVQLEGIKVAGTVLHLPKSVFVPDHTGAGQTMVDSGTQFTFLLGPAYTALKNEYMKQTKGMLRSLNDPNFVFQGAMDLCYLGESTRTNLPPLPAVTLMFRGVEMSVTGEKLLHKLVGVTRGRNQVYCFTFGNSDLLGIEASIIGHHHQQNFWMEFDLANSRVGLAEVSCELASQKLGLEF from the coding sequence ATGGACTCTGTAAATATTCTACTTCTTCTCCTTATGTTTTGTACTTTCATGCAATCAGTTCCTTGTTTGTCTACAAAGCAGTTACAACAGTCAGTTATTCTGCCCCTCAGAGCCAAGAAAATATCATCCTGCTCCATCCCAAAACCACCTAATAAAGTTGCTTTCCACCATAATGTTTCCCTTACagtctctctatctgtcggatcGCCTCTACAACAAGTTACCATGGTCCTCGATACAGGGAGTGAACTTTCTTGGCTTCATTGCAAGAAGACTCCAAGCACACCCTCCACGTTCAACCCCCTAATTTCTTCTTCCTACTCTGCCATCCCCTGTTTGTCCACCATATGCAGGACAAAAACCCGGGATTTCACGGTACCCGTTTCTTGCGACCCGAATAAGCTCTGCCATGCTACGCTATCCTATGCCGATGCTTCTTCGGTTGAAGGTAATCTTGCTGCGGAGACTTTCCATATCGACAATTCGAATTTACCCGGGATGGTGTTCGGGTGCATGGATGCGGGTTCAAGTTCAAACCTGGATGAAGACTCCAAGACTACCGGGTTGATAGGAATGAACCGTGGAGCTTTGTCTTTTGTTTCCCAAATGGATTATCCGAAATTCTCTTACTGTATTTCGGGTCGTGACTCTAACGGTGTTCTCCTATTTGGAGAAGCAAATTTCCCATGGCTCAGACCCCGGAAATACACTCCGTTGGTTCAAATGTCAACTCCGTTACCCTATTTTGACCGGGTGGCTTATACAGTCCAGTTGGAAGGTATCAAAGTTGCGGGTACGGTTTTACACTTGCCCAAATCCGTTTTCGTACCGGATCATACCGGAGCGGGTCAAACCATGGTTGACTCAGGTACCCAATTCACTTTCCTACTTGGCCCGGCTTACACAGCATTGAAAAATGAGTACATGAAGCAAACCAAAGGTATGTTAAGAAGCTTGAACGACCCAAATTTCGTGTTCCAAGGGGCAATGGACTTGTGTTACCTAGGGGAGTCGACTCGTACGAATTTACCCCCATTGCCAGCAGTAACTTTGATGTTTCGAGGTGTTGAAATGAGCGTCACTGGGGAAAAACTACTCCATAAATTAGTAGGGGTAACAAGAGGTAGGAATCAAGTTTACTGTTTTACCTTTGGAAATTCGGACTTACTAGGGATAGAGGCCTCTATCATTGGACATCATCACCAGCAAAATTTCTGGATGGAATTTGATTTGGCAAACTCTAGAGTTGGATTAGCTGAAGTTAGTTGCGAATTGGCAAGTCAAAAATTAGGACTAGAGTTTTAA